One genomic window of Punica granatum isolate Tunisia-2019 chromosome 1, ASM765513v2, whole genome shotgun sequence includes the following:
- the LOC116192250 gene encoding dirigent protein 5-like produces MRKLEEKIPLILLVLFMAFQFVPATQKPFRDSKPCKQFMLYYHDVLFGGNDPLNATSANVTGPSGLGAFDFGKVVVFDDPMTRDQHLTSPPIARAQGMYFYNMKKVPNAWFTFSLVFNSSEHKGTLNILGADIITAKTRDLSVVGGTGDFFMTRGIVTLETEVVEGTKYFRLKMDTKLYECY; encoded by the coding sequence ATGAGAAAGCTTGAAGAGAAAATCCCTCTTATCCTTCTCGTCCTTTTTATGGCCTTCCAATTTGTTCCGGCCACCCAAAAACCCTTCAGAGACTCTAAACCCTGCAAGCAGTTCATGCTATACTATCACGATGTGCTGTTTGGCGGCAATGACCCCCTGAATGCGACGTCGGCCAATGTCACGGGACCATCAGGGCTCGGGGCCTTTGACTTTGGCAAGGTGGTAGTGTTCGATGACCCAATGACGAGGGACCAGCACCTGACTTCCCCTcccatagcacgtgcccaggGCATGTACTTCTACAACATGAAGAAGGTCCCCAACGCCTGGTTTACTTTTAGCCTGGTGTTCAACTCGAGTGAGCACAAGGGTACGCTCAACATCCTCGGAGCAGATATCATAACTGCGAAGACAAGGGACCTGTCCGTGGTCGGTGGGACCGGAGATTTCTTCATGACTAGAGGAATCGTGACTCTTGAGACGGAAGTGGTTGAGGGGACCAAGTATTTCCGCCTAAAAATGGACACTAAGTTGTATGAATGTTACTAA
- the LOC116192271 gene encoding dirigent protein 5-like: MRMLEEKIPLILLILFMAFQSVPATRKPFRDSKPCKQLVLYYHDVLFGGNDPLNATSANVTGPSGLGAFDFGKVVVFDDPMTRDQHLTSPPIARAQGMYFYNMKKVPNAWFTFSLVFNSSEHKGTLNILGADIITEKTRDLSVVGGTGDFFMTRGIVTLETEVVEGTKYFRLKMDTKLYECY, encoded by the coding sequence ATGAGAATGCTTGAAGAGAAAATCCCTCTTATCCTTCTCATCCTTTTTATGGCCTTCCAATCTGTTCCGGCTACCCGAAAACCCTTCAGAGACTCTAAACCCTGCAAGCAGCTCGTGCTATACTATCACGATGTGCTGTTTGGCGGCAATGACCCCCTGAATGCGACGTCAGCCAATGTCACGGGACCATCAGGGCTCGGGGCCTTTGACTTTGGCAAGGTCGTCGTATTCGATGACCCAATGACGAGGGACCAGCACCTGACTTCCCCTcccatagcacgtgcccaggGCATGTACTTCTACAACATGAAGAAGGTCCCCAACGCCTGGTTCACTTTTAGCCTAGTGTTCAACTCGAGTGAGCACAAGGGTACGCTCAACATCCTCGGAGCAGATATCATAACTGAGAAGACAAGGGACCTGTCCGTGGTCGGTGGGACCGGAGATTTCTTCATGACTAGAGGAATCGTGACTCTTGAGACGGAAGTGGTTGAGGGGACCAAGTATTTCCGCCTAAAAATGGACACTAAGTTGTATGAATGTTACTAA